The genomic stretch CAGAGATCTAGTGTGACATTGAATTATATTCGAGAAACAATCTTTTTCTTCACTGTAAATTAAACAACAGAGATCTAGTTTGCAcactaattaaattcaataaactatattaatttttaatgtaaatcAATAACAGAGCTAAGTGCGCTtactaaattaaatcaacaattttttttaattttttactgtAAATCAACAATACCTTGATAGAATtcagtggagctggtattttcgCCATTATTTGTTGATCGAGCAAGAATCTGATCCACTATATGAGACTCAATCACATCTTCAGCTGCGTTAGCTGCTTTTGCTATGCGAATCTCCCAAATATCTTCTTCTTCAGTGTAGCCACCTTGGGAAGAATAATGCTCGAGAAAATCTTGGAGGAAAGTAATTGATTGAGTGAGAGATTCAACCTGATTTTTGTGGAGAGAGATTGGAGGGAGAGGATGACTTTCAATTTGATCAACGATTTGCATTACAGAGACGAGAGCGGCATAGGCTGCCATTTCCAATCTTCTTCTTTACTTTCCTGTAACTTGTTTCTTCAATTCAAAATGGCAGAAACTAAATTTTATGCATAATTATTCTTTGTATTGCTTAGGTGTAGATTTTATGGAATTgttaattttgtaaaaatattacttaattaaatcagtaaaatttagagaaatgaaatattatttttgtattaattttataataaatatagaaattacttatcaaaataaaaataaataaatgagagTTTAAATCGTTGACAAAATGTCAAAAGAGGATAAGGATATTATTTTGTGTCTTGAAAAGAGAACATAAAGAATGTGAAATGATAAAGAATCTACTTTCCAAAGTGTTAACTTTGAATAAAATGTTCAAAAAATGTACCTCTTCAGTCTCCTAAAAATGAGAACTTTAAGGATGATATAAAGTTTAATAtagtattaataaaatataaggaaaaaaagattaaaaaaaagtattatTCGTATTCATTTCATAAGCAGTATATAATATACGGTGGAAATATTTCAAAAAAGTACAAATAAACTAATTTTTTGATGTTAGACTAAAATAACAAAGAAGAATAATTGTATGGGATAAATTGAGTATCTTTTATATGAGGCGAAAAAAAGTCTACTAATGATTCACATTGGACATTAAATTTCGCAAGAATCGTTTGGCATATCCATATTTGTTTTAAGCTTTACATGTTCATTAACTAGCATTTTATGGTCACAATTCTAGTTCTCAAATATTAAATCGTATGTTGAAAAAAGCATTGCTACAATATATAACTAGAAAATTTTACAtgataaaaatatactattaatctaaaaatatataGAACTAAGCTACAAGGCATGAATGCATTTAACTGATAAATGATTCACCAACTACAGTATATCAGTTTGATAACAAGCAACATACAAATGTTTAATCACAAAATTCATCTAAATTTTTTGGTTTGAAACCAAGTAGAGATACCAAAGGTAGCAGCACAACTTGTCTTCCAAGAACAGAGACAAAACTTACACATACAAAATGCTTGCCCGGGGCAGCATGACCGATGAATCTAGAAGGGTACTAGGCCAAGCTCAGATGGTCTTAGCACGTGCTTTAGCCGATAGTTGTAGATATAGTAATGAAGTTTCGTATCTCCCGGGCCGAACTTGAGCTGTTTAAAGAATGTCCTGTTGTGCATAATATCCAACACATTGAAAACGTCGAAATCCTTCTTCTTGGCAACAACGAGAGCATCTCTCATCAATTGGAGTAAGGGAGTTTTGGTGGATACGTTGTAATAGGAATACGCCGCCTTGAGAACTGAATGGTTCTGACTACCAAATATAGAACAAGAAATAGTGTAAAAACTGCAGAAATCAGTGATTTCGTGACTTTCCAGGCTTTCGACCACATAAGCATCCATGACACCTTCCTTGGGAAGCATCCAGTGCTCAACTTCATTCTCATCAAAATCTGGTGCCACAACAAACTGTTTCAAGTAATTCCTAAGCAAACGAGTGACAGCAGGAACATCGTGGGGTTCCATCTTTCTGAAGCCAGGAGTCGTGGTATCCTCTGGTAGCTTGTAAAAGTAGATATACTGGGCCATGGTGATCCAAGCTTCAAGTCTATCAAACCCAACATCGATTAGCTTCTCTGGATTCAATGTCCTGTGCCAGAACATAGTAGTGGCTATTGGTGTTGGAAGAACATTGGCAGCAGTATAAGCCGCCTGCCATATATTCTCCAAACGCACCCTGCGACTAAGCTCCTTAATCATGACTGGAGTAAGCCTTCTTGATCGGAGCTTCTTGTGAACACACAGAAAATTGACCTCTGCAAGCAGCATTACAGCATCACGTATACGAATTTTAGCAGGGATCCCACTAATGAATGCAACCAGTTTTTTTGAAGTCTTAACCCTTAGCCCGATGTGCCAGCTCCGGAAATAACCAGGAGGACAAAGTGCCCATCTGAGGAACTCTTTTGAGTAATTCAATCTAAACCTGCTATCATCATCCTCAATATAGTGATTGGTCAATAAAGTATAAAGCTCACTATACACCTCCTCAGAATCCAGATCGCATGTAACCAATTCATAGGCAGCTGGAAGAATATACGGCTCTTGCTTGACTTCAGATAGTGGTGTAGGCTGTTGAATCGGGCCTTCAAGCAGGCTCGTATCTCCAAGATCGTTGCACTGGCTAACCGGTTGGGTCTCCCAGAACTTATGCTTCTTTGAAAGTGAGAAAGACTCTTGAACCGTACTAGCCAATGCATCAATTGACATTTCTATTTCCTTCTCCAAAGATGCATTGCTCTCGTTGTCAGCCATTCTCAGAAAGCTTATACACAAAAGACAAGAAGCACAAATCATATTTCTGAAATAAGCCGAAAGGTACCAATCATCTCCTCATTAACATCATCTATACAGCTTAACAATAAGGTTTAAGTTAAATCACACACATATGAAACTAATTCATCAAACCACATGATTTAACGCTAGGAAGCACAATCAAAATACTTGATTCACAACCATGAAATCGAACAGATAACTAATTCGAAGGAAAATTGACATCATTATCCACCAGCTCAAGTGACTTCAACACTAGCTGGAGAGTTTGATTCATAGAAGCGCAATTCAATTAATCAAGCAATAGATCActtttccataaaaaatcacacaaaaattCCAATTAATTGCAATCATTGTGTACGAGCTCAAGTAATTTAAACCCCAGCTGGAAAAATACGCACAATTCATAGCCGATCATTCAGTTTGTACTTCCAGCTTAATACTAGAGCTAAACAATTACACTAAAATCAAACAACTGCGCAGCCGTAAATTCCAGATTCAAAGTTCAAATTTAAACATCCAAGTACTCGAGCTAAATTGTAAAATTCCAACAGGGAGATGCAATGCGTCACCTTAGCTCCGATTCGCAAGCAGAGCAGCAATGGCGATCGAATTCATTGGATTCAAACTTTTTTGCTATGAAGTCCTAAGATAAAGGAAGTCCAAAGTCATAAATTAAAGATGAAGTCAACACTAAGATttgatttgaatttgtttatcCGGGAGTTCTATTTCGTTTAATTATTCTGCTATTGCTTTGAATTAGAATTTAGATATTCAAATTGATAGTTCAAATCTAATGTTATAATTCATTCAATTTTTTCactattacattaattaaaattagttCGGAATTATAGTTTAAGAAATTATAAGAGAGATTTAATGAAATGTACTACAATTAATCGACTTGAATATCAATTAATAATCTAGTAGATTGAGTTGATGTCGGTTGGATTATGTGGACACATATACTATACATTTGCCAATGGGTAAGTACGTATGGTAAATAGGGTTACTTTCATTAATTAAATCGTCATATATAATTATCGTTTTagttagtagtactatattactGGTATATAAATAGAATCCCTAAAACATCGATTTGGCCTTACCAAATGCTGACACTGTATGAAGTGGACATGTCTGTAACACAAGTGGTGTGGGCATAATAAACACAATTTGGTTGAAAACAAGCAGCGAATAAATGTTGAGTTACaaaatccatcaaaatatttgGTTGAAAAATTATCAAAGATAGCAGAGTAAATATAATATTCCAAAAACAGAGAAAAAACTCACTTAGACGAATCTATAAGGGCAGGAGGCCCATCTCCGATGGTCTTAGTACATGCTTCAGCCGATAGTTGTAGAGATAGTAATTAAGCTTCCCATCTACAGGGAGAAACCTGAGCTCACTGAAGAAAGTCTCGTTGAGCATAGCGTCCAACGCATTGAAAACGTCCAAATCCTTCTTCTTGGCAACAACGAGGGCATCACTCATCAGTTGAACTAAGGGCGTCTTGGTGGATACGTTGTAATACGAATACGCCATCTTCAGAACTGAATAGTCCTGACTACCAAATATAGACCAGGTAAAAGTGTAAAAACTGCAGAAATCAGTTATTTCGTGATTTTCAGGGCTTTCGACCACATAAGTATCCATGACATCTTCCTTGGGAAGCAGCCAGTGCTCGACTTCATTCTCATCAAAATCTGGAGCTAAAACAAACTGCTTCAAGTAATTCTTAAGCAAACGAGCAACTGCAGGAACATCGTGGGGTTCCATCTTTCTGAGGCCAGGGGTCGTGGTTTGCTCTGGTAACTTGTAAAAGTTGATGTATCGGGCCATGGTATCCCATGCATCAATTCTAGAAAACCCAACGTCGATTAGCTTCTTTGGATTCAACAGCCTGCCCCAGTACTCACAAGATGTTATCGGCGTAGGCAAGACAGCACCAGTAGTATAAGCCGCCTGCCATATATTCTCCAAACGCACCCTGCGACTAAGCTCCTTAATCATGACTGGAGTAAGCCTTCTTGATCGGAGCTTCTTGTGAACACACAGAAAATTGACCTCTGCAAGCAGCACTACAGCATCACGGATACGAATTTTAGCAGGGATCCCGCTAATGAACGCAACCAATTTCTTTGAATTCTTAACCCTTAACCCGATGTGCCAGCTCCGGAAATAACCAGGTGGACAAAGTGCCCATCTAAGAAACTCTTTTGAGTAATTCAATCGAAACATACGACTATCATCCTCAACATAGTGATTAGTCAATAAAGTATAAACCTCACTACACACCTCCTCAGAATCCAGATCACATGTAACCAATTCATAGGCGGATGGGAGAATATATGGCTCTTGCTTGACATCAGTTAGTGGTGTTGGGTGTTGAATCGGACCTTCAGGAAGGCTCGTATCTCCAAGATCCTTGAACTGGAGAATCGGTTGGGTCTCCCAGAACTTATGCCTCTTTGAAACTGAGAAGGATTCTTGAACCGTACTTGCCAAAGCATCAATTGACATATCTATTTCATTCTCCGAAGATGCATTGCTTTGGTGAAGGAGACTATTTTCAGCTCGAGCATCATTGTCCGCCATTCTCACAAGAAGCACAAGTCATATATCTAAATAAGCCATAAGATACGAACCAAACCCTCATTAACATCATGTATGCAGCTTAACCATAAGGTTCAAATCAAATCACACACATACAAAACTAATTCATCAAATCACAAGATTTACTGGTTTAACACTAAGAAACAGCATATAAAACCATGATCACAGTAAGCTTTAGGCATGAAATCTAACAGATACATAAATGGAAAGAAATCATCGACGCCATTTTGAACCAGTTCAAGCGATTTTAACACTAGCTGGACAATCCTCATATCCAGTTACTGAATCATGGAAGCTCAATTCAATTACTCAAGCAAAAATCACTTTTAAATCCAAAAATTACACAAATTCCCAAATAGCAAGGTAAACTTTAAGCATAAAATCGAACagataaataactaaaaagaaATTGACACCATTTTCTACCAGTTCACGTGAATTCAAAACTAGCTGGACAGTCATTTTATGGAATATCAGAATCATAGAAGCTCGATCCATTACTAAACCAATAAATCACTTTTCCACCTAAAAATATACACAATTTCAGATAACACAACACTTCACAGCAAACACAAAGAGCCTGCATTTATCCCGATCATAAACAAGTAACCTAAAGCCAAAAAAACTGCGGATGATAACTTACCAAAACAGAGTTCAAATTGAAAGATCCGTGTCAACCCAAATTGATAAATTCTACCCATACAATGAAGGAAGACATGAAGTTGAAAGAATGCGTCACCTTAAGCCCGATTCGCAAGCAGCACAATGTGAGCAATGGAGTTCAACGTTGCCCAgcttttgggggaaaaaaagtTGGGTAATTTCGAGAGAAATCAACCATTTCCACTGAGAAAGTCAGAAGTCAAATGAGAATTTATACTACTATCAAGTAAGAAGGATGCATTCTTTATTCGAAAAGTTGACAACTTATCAACTTGTTGTTCGGAATCATTTATTTAACCCGTTCACATTAATATGATTGTTTTAATTATTTCGAAGGTCTTTGGCGCATTTCGACGAACAAGTGAGAAACAATGGAGTACACTTCCAATTCCATAACGGCGGAGAAAAACCATATGACTACAAGTCATGAATGCAAATTTTTGAGCTGCTCATTTTCTGCCTCACTGCGCCAATCAACCAGAACACAAACACCAACAGTTACGGTGAGATTATTCTTCTTGAAATTCCACTTCACCCTGTTATTTAtcattctttaatttattatgttgAGATTATTCTTCACCCTGTTGGAAGACTAACTTTAATTGAGTATGATCATTGTGTTTTCGCATGATCATGAATTCCTGTTCTTGCTTTGTTTGTTTTCTTAGAGAAATATGTTCCATGTGATATAGTGGTGGATAGTGATGATGAGATTCTTGTTTTGGTGTTAGAAGAAGTATTGGAAGTGGGATATGGATTATTGGAGACTGAGTTTTCCGGGGTGCTAAATGAACACCTCAAAGGCCTATACAGATGGTAATTTTCCCCCGTGTATCGTTTGTAGGTATAAAATgtggggaaaataaaatcagatAATTTTGTGTCTATAGTCATTTGAGGAAGGCTTACAAAAGTTGAGAGGTGGTGTTTTTTAACGATGTTTCTAATTTATGAGGAATCCTTATTTGTTGTTGTCATGAGACCATATGGATCTTGGATCCAACTAAACAGGTAAAAATGTTGCATACTGATCTTAGCAGTATATAACTTGCAGTACTTACTCTGATAAAGGAGAGAAGAAGAATATGGCCGCTAGTCAATTCGAAGCAGTAGACGCGCGTAGATGTTTTCCGTGTTGGGATGAACCTGCTCTCAAGGTCAACTGATGAAATATTCTCCATCTCTTGTCTTGAGCTGATAGATTGAAACACTGAAATCATTTTCGCAGTGAATCCTACCACATGAGTGAAATTTTGGTTATagtaaaattttcttttctggTGTAAAATGAATGCTTTTATATCCAGTTTTTGGTTCCTTTTGGTTTCTTTTTGTTTTGATCTCCACCTCTGCAGGCCACCTTCGAGATAACGTTGGAAAACATTCCATCCGAATTGACAGCATTGTCCAACATGCCGGTTTCTGAGGAAAAAGTCCACGGGAATCTCAAGACGGTTCACTTTGAAGAGTCGATACTCATGTCTACTCACTTAGTGGCTGTTGTAGTTGGTTTGTTCGACTATGTTGAAGACACAACAGAAGATGGTATCCGAACAATCAAGCAATATTAACAATACATCGCTGTTTTTCTATCTTTCGTGAATTAACTCCCATCTGTCCTTGCAGGAATCAAAGTCAGGTCCTACTGTCCGGTAGGTAAAATTGATAAGGGAAAGTTCGCTCTAGATATTGCTATCAAGACACTCAGTTTTTTCAAAATGTAAGAGACTAGAAATCTTTGCTTTCTTTTAAATCAAGATTAACAGAACAGTCTGATTTCCACTTGATGGGATTTCCGCTGGTATTTCTCAACACCCTATCCACTTCCAAAATTGGATATGGTTGCAGTTCCCGAGTTTGCTGGTGGAGCCATGGAGAATTATGGTTTAATTACATTCCGAGAGAGCGAGCTTCTTCTGGATGCTTTGCATTCCGCAGCAGCTAACATACAGAGGGTATGTGAGAAGTACATGTTTGAAACTACTTTTTCGCTCTCTTATGCTGTCTAGTGTCTATGACACACTCATGATTCCTGTTTCTTACATGTCATATTATCTCCTGTTTATTCGTATCATTTTTTCTACGAGGCAGCAAACAATCGTCTTGGCTCATGAAGTTGCTCATCACTGGTTCGGTAACTTGGTGACAATGGAATGGTGGACTCATTTATGGCTTAATGAGGGCTTTGCTACATGGGTAATTTTCCGATTTCCTTTATAGAGATGAAGATTGTTGCTTTCCCTTTTTTTACTAATTTGGCCATTGCTGATGCTATTAGGTAAGTTATTTGGTTACTGACAAACTATTCCCTGAATGGAACATTTGGAATCTATTTCTTCAAGAAACGGAAGACAGCTTGCAAATGGATGCATTGGAAAAATCCCATCCAATTGAGGTAACATTCTGTGAAGCCTTCCATGAGTAGTCGTTCTGTTGAGTAACACGAGATAATATACTGCAGGTTGAAATACCTCAAGCTCGAGCAGTTCTTGAATATTTTGACGACATAAGCTATAGAAAAGGGTGCTCAGTTATTAGGATGTTAGAAAATTTTCTTGGTGACGAGATATTCCAGGTGCATTGCTTTATCGTCCATTTTTCAAGATTGCATGTTTGAAACGTATGATCAAGAAAAGGGAACCAACTGCTGATTTTGATTGGCTTTTTTGTGAGGCAGAAGTCATTGGCTTCGTACATGAAGAAGTTCGGATTCAGCAATGCCAAGACAgaagatctatggaaggttaTCTCCGAAACTTCAGGAGTCGAAGTCGACAAAATCATGAACATGTGGACAAAGCAAAAGGGTTACCCTGTTATAGCAGTAAAGCTGAAGGGTACTACTTGCGAATTCGAACAGGTTTGATTTCTAAAGAGTCGAAAATGCCATTGTTTTGCTATGAAAACTGGAACAGTTAACCTCATGCTTCTCTGCCATTTCAGGCCCATTTTTTGTCTTCAGCATTGGATTCTGATGCTGAATGGATAGTTCCGGTGACACTTTGTGTGGCTTCATACGAAAACCAAATGAAATTTCTTCTAGAAGCGAAATATGGGCAGCTGGACATTGGAGACCTTGAAAATGATGAGGAGAATTGGTGGATCAAAACTAATGTCCACCAAGCTGGTTTCTATAGGGTGAAATACGACGAAAGTCTTGAAGCTCAACTACGCAAAGCTATAGCTAGCAATTGCTTATCAGCATCAGACGAAAGAGGAAGCAACAAATCGCCTCCGAGCATTCTTAGAGGATAAAAACACCCCATTACTTCCAGTTAACACCAGAAAGGTAACAActaacaacaaatatttttgTCCCAGTCCAATGTTTGTCCTTTTAACCTCGAGCATGTTTACAGGCTGCTTACGTAGCAATGATGAGAAATACGAGCATTGCAGATAAAACCGGGTTGAAGTGGCTACTAAAGCTGTACAAAGAAGTCGATGCAGTTCAAGAAAAGACACGGATTTTGCGTAAGATCTAGTTTAGAACCTTCATACAAACTCCAACTGCTTCACATTTGTCACCGGGTCGCCTTTTGCAGGCTGCGTCGGTTCTTCTCCCGACCCTGCTATAGTTTCAGAAGTTCTCGACTTCGTGCTATCAGATGAGGTACCCCTTTTTTTCCCTTTGCTTTATCCAGCATTTTATTAATACTCCACTTTTTTGTCCTATTAAGGTTCCTCAACAAGATATAATCTATGTTCTTTGGGTTATAAGCTGGGAAGGCCGCGCCACAGCATGGGCGTGGCTTAAGGTACGCGACTAGCTCACTGTATTTCGACACTCAAAACTGTCAGAAAAGAATGATTAGTACTAATCTTGTTTGCTTCCCAATCTATGCAGGAAAACTGGGATCTGGAACGGAGATGCTTCTTACTCATTTCATACGAGACATTATCACACCGGTAAGTGACCAACGCAGCCACGCCAAAGTGCGTGTATATATTTGGAAGAACTCTTCTGATCATGCACACTTGCTGTGTCTCCAGTTCTGCAGCGATGATATGGCGAACAAAGCTGAGGCGTTTTTCGGTGGGGACGACGCTCTTCCCTCCATCGCACTGAATCTGAAGCAAAACCTGGAAAAAGTGAGGATCAAGGCAAGATGGGTTGAACACATAAAGGAGGAAACACAACTTCTTGTAGCATTGGTGGAGAAATTGGCTaccaaaatagtactccatttcTTTAATTATGATGTGTTATAGTAATATCCATCGTTTACCAGTTACCACTTAAATGGAGTATTAATATTACTAGTACAACTTATTATGTAATCTtgaatattactactatattttaagGAATATGTTCCACTTATTAGTTCAACGACTATTGGGTAGAAGAAAGTGGAGAAGCTGAAGAAAATTGGGATGCTTGGTTAGCTATAACAGCCTAAT from Salvia splendens isolate huo1 chromosome 15, SspV2, whole genome shotgun sequence encodes the following:
- the LOC121768393 gene encoding glycylpeptide N-tetradecanoyltransferase 1-like — translated: MADNESNASLEKEIEMSIDALASTVQESFSLSKKHKFWETQPVSQCNDLGDTSLLEGPIQQPTPLSEVKQEPYILPAAYELVTCDLDSEEVYSELYTLLTNHYIEDDDSRFRLNYSKEFLRWALCPPGYFRSWHIGLRVKTSKKLVAFISGIPAKIRIRDAVMLLAEVNFLCVHKKLRSRRLTPVMIKELSRRVRLENIWQAAYTAANVLPTPIATTMFWHRTLNPEKLIDVGFDRLEAWITMAQYIYFYKLPEDTTTPGFRKMEPHDVPAVTRLLRNYLKQFVVAPDFDENEVEHWMLPKEGVMDAYVVESLESHEITDFCSFYTISCSIFGSQNHSVLKAAYSYYNVSTKTPLLQLMRDALVVAKKKDFDVFNVLDIMHNRTFFKQLKFGPGDTKLHYYIYNYRLKHVLRPSELGLVPF
- the LOC121768392 gene encoding glycylpeptide N-tetradecanoyltransferase 1-like — translated: MADNDARAENSLLHQSNASSENEIDMSIDALASTVQESFSVSKRHKFWETQPILQFKDLGDTSLPEGPIQHPTPLTDVKQEPYILPSAYELVTCDLDSEEVCSEVYTLLTNHYVEDDSRMFRLNYSKEFLRWALCPPGYFRSWHIGLRVKNSKKLVAFISGIPAKIRIRDAVVLLAEVNFLCVHKKLRSRRLTPVMIKELSRRVRLENIWQAAYTTGAVLPTPITSCEYWGRLLNPKKLIDVGFSRIDAWDTMARYINFYKLPEQTTTPGLRKMEPHDVPAVARLLKNYLKQFVLAPDFDENEVEHWLLPKEDVMDTYVVESPENHEITDFCSFYTFTWSIFGSQDYSVLKMAYSYYNVSTKTPLVQLMSDALVVAKKKDLDVFNALDAMLNETFFSELRFLPVDGKLNYYLYNYRLKHVLRPSEMGLLPL
- the LOC121768394 gene encoding LOW QUALITY PROTEIN: aminopeptidase M1-like (The sequence of the model RefSeq protein was modified relative to this genomic sequence to represent the inferred CDS: deleted 1 base in 1 codon; substituted 1 base at 1 genomic stop codon), which gives rise to MQIFELLIFCLTAPINQNTNTNSYEEVLEVGYGLLETEFSGVLNEHLKGLYRCTYSDKGEKKNMAASQFEAVDARRCFPCWDEPALKATFEITLENIPSELTALSNMPVSEEKVHGNLKTVHFEESILMSTHLVAVVVGLFDYVEDTTEDGIKVRSYCPVGKIDKGKFALDIAIKTLSFFKRYFSTPYPLPKLDMVAVPEFAGGAMENYGLITFRESELLLDALHSAAANIQRQTIVLAHEVAHHWFGNLVTMEWWTHLWLNEGFATWVSYLVTDKLFPEWNIWNLFLQETEDSLQMDALEKSHPIEVEIPQARAVLEYFDDISYRKGCSVIRMLENFLGDEIFQKSLASYMKKFGFSNAKTEDLWKVISETSGVEVDKIMNMWTKQKGYPVIAVKLKGTTCEFEQAHFLSSALDSDAEWIVPVTLCVASYENQMKFLLEAKYGQLDIGDLENDEENWWIKTNVHQAGFYRVKYDESLEAQLRKAIASNCLSASDERGSNKSPPSILRGXNTPLLPVNTRKAAYVAMMRNTSIADKTGLKWLLKLYKEVDAVQEKTRILRCVGSSPDPAIVSEVLDFVLSDEVPQQDIIYVLWVISWEGRATAWAWLKENWDLERRCFLLISYETLSHRSAAMIWRTKLRRFSVGTTLFPPSH